Proteins co-encoded in one Salvia splendens isolate huo1 chromosome 4, SspV2, whole genome shotgun sequence genomic window:
- the LOC121799629 gene encoding isoleucine--tRNA ligase, chloroplastic/mitochondrial-like → MDSTLFTKPTTFYSLSNMAAQKFSYRAPLLQNYSYFRNTNATSLLHLRGSSSSRVLSLLNVTRYSTCSGQEYGSSSKRRSRGPVMAAKKSEGEKQGDGKYKHTVDLPKTAFGLRANSVVREPEIQKLWDENQVFERVTSRNTGGSFVLHDGPPYANGDLHMGHALNKILKDIINRYKLLQNFQVSYVPGWDCHGLPIELKVLQSLDQDARKELTPLKLRAKAAKFAKSTVKNQLAAFKRYGIWADWENPYLTLDPEYEAAQIEVFGKMALQGYIYRGRKPVHWSPSSRTALAEAELEYPEGHVSKSMYAVFKLVSGTTSCKLLEDFLPNLGLAIWTTTPWTIPANAAVAVNSKLQYAVVEVHSNSVETVGSSANKEKQIGRILKENENLHLIVGLDLVPTLEAKWGVKLTVKETVTGAELENCRYVHPVESRECPVIIGGDYITTESGTGLVHTAPGHGQEDYATGLKYGLPVVSPVDDEGKFTEEAGQFNGLDVLGNGNIAVIECLDENLSMIMVEPYNHKYPYDWRTKKPTIFRATEQWFASVEGFRKTAMDSISQVTWIPSQAENRISAMTSSRSDWCISRQRTWGVPIPVFYHVESKEPLMNEETIDHIKSIISQKGSDAWWYMKVEELLPEKYHDQASSYVKGTDTMDVWFDSGSSWAAVLGKRSGLSYPADLYLEGTDQHRGWFQSSLLTSIAANGKAPYRGVITHGFVLDERGFKMSKSVGNVVDPRTVIEGGKGQKESFGADVLRLWVSSVDYSGDVMIGNTVLRQMSDIYRKLRGTLRFLLGNLHDWKADYAVPYSELPMIDQYALFQLENVVKNIKESYDNYQFFKIFQIIQRFVVVDLSSFYLDVAKDRLYVGGTTSSTRRSCQTVLAAQLLSVSRVLSPILPHLAEDVWQNLPFPFTTAEGHVANFVFEAGWPVSNERHLAFPEDDVIFWGKILELRNEVNKVLEVARTQKLIGSSLEAKAYLYASDDDLVSRLVSLCSSDNEADTLHRIFLTSQVEILRTLDDVKEDDIACTGEYLIDDTSKVWIGVSRADGSKCERCWNFSPQVGSYDDHPSLCSRCHSVVSHPIPALAAAN, encoded by the exons ATGGATTCCACCCTGTTCACTAAACCCACAACTTTTTATTCCCTCTCCAATATGGCTGCGCAGAAATTTTCTTACAGG GCTCCGTTGCTACAAAATTACTCATATTTTAGGAATACAAATGCTACCAGCCTATTGCATTTACGAGGAAGCTCTTCATCGAGAGTCTTATCCCTCTTAAATGTGACCCGCTATTCTACTTGCTCTGGTCAAGAATATGGCTCGTCATCAAAGAGAAGATCACGTGGACCTGTCATGGCAGCAAAAAAATCTGAAG GGGAAAAACAGGGAGATGGCAAATACAAGCACACAGTCGACCTTCCTAAAACTGCATTTGGCTTAAGAGCAAATTCTGTTGTAAGGGAGCCTGAAATACAAAAATTATGGGATGAAAATCAGGTGTTTGAGAGGGTTACCAGCAGGAATACTGGG GGAAGCTTTGTGCTCCATGATGGGCCTCCTTATGCAAATGGGGATTTACATATGGGACATGCCTTGAACAAGATTTTGAAGGATATTATCAACCGCTATAAG CTTCTTCAGAATTTCCAAGTCAGTTATGTGCCTGGTTGGGATTGCCATGGGTTGCCAATTGAACTGAAAG TTTTGCAGTCTCTGGATCAGGATGCTAGAAAGGAGCTCACACCACTAAAATTGAGAGCAAAGGCAGCAAAATTTGCTAAATCAACTGTCAAGAATCAGCTGGCAGCATTTAAG CGGTATGGCATATGGGCAGACTGGGAGAATCCATATCTCACTCTGGATCCAGAGTATGAAGCTGCTCAG ATTGAAGTGTTTGGGAAAATGGCGTTGCAAGGGTATATCTATAGAGGAAGGAAACCAGTACACTGGAGTCCTTCGTCTCGAACTGCTCTTGCAGAGGCTGAATTGGAG TATCCTGAGGGGCATGTTTCGAAGAGCATGTATGCCGTTTTCAAATTAGTCTCTGGCACAACTTCGTGTAAACTGTTAGAGGATTTCTTGCCCAATTTGGGCTTGGCCATATGGACTACAACTCCATGGACTATTCCTGCCAATGCTG CTGTTGCTGTGAATTCAAAGCTTCAATACGCTGTTGTTGAAGTTCATTCCAATTCTGTGGAAACTGTTGGATCTTCAGCCAATAAAGAGAAACAAATCGGAAGAATCTTGAAGGAAAATGAAAACCTGCACTTAATTGTTGGATTAGACCTTGTGCCAACTCTAGAAGCAAAATGGGGTGTGAAGCTTACTGTGAAGGAAACAGTTACAGGTGCAGAGCTAGAGAATTGCAGGTATGTTCACCCCGTAGAGAGTAGAGAATGCCCAGTCATCATTGGTGGGGATTACATCACGACTGAGTCAGGAACAGGGCTAGTTCATACTGCTCCTGGCCATGGACAGGAAGATTATGCGACTGGCCTTAAATATGGTTTGCCGGTTGTCTCCCCAGTAGATGATGAAGGGAAATTTACTGAAGAAGCTGGACAATTTAATGGTCTTGACGTACTTGGAAACGGCAATATTGCTGTTATTGAGTGCTTGGACGAAAACTTATCAATGATTATGGTTGAGCCATATA ATCACAAGTACCCATATGATTGGCGAACAAAGAAGCCTACGATTTTCAGGGCAACTGAACAATGGTTTGCTTCAGTAGAAGGATTCCGTAAGACTGCAATGGATTCGATTAGCCAAGTAACCTGGATTCCTTCGCAG GCAGAAAATCGAATTTCGGCCATGACTTCAAGCCGTTCTGATTGGTGCATCTCGCGGCAAAGAACTTGGGGTGTTCCAATTCCAGTGTTTTATCACGTGGAATCGAAGGAACCATTGATGAACGAAGAAACTATAGATCATATCAAAT CTATAATATCTCAAAAGGGGAGTGATGCATGGTGGTACATGAAGGTAGAGGAATTGCTTCCAGAAAAGTATCACGACCAAGCATCAAGCTATGTAAAAGGAACAGATACAATGGATGTTTGGTTTGACTCGG GTTCTTCATGGGCTGCAGTACTGGGTAAGAGAAGTGGTCTTAGTTACCCTGCAGATTTGTACCTCGAGGGTACAGATCAGCACCGTGGCTGGTTCCAAAGTTCATTGCTGACAAGTATTGCTGCAAACG GAAAGGCTCCATATCGCGGTGTCATAACCCATGGATTTGTACTTGACGAGAGGGGTTTCAAGATGAGTAAATCTGTAGGCAATGTTGTCGACCCAAGAACTGTGATTGAAGGAGGAAAAGGCCAGAAG GAGAGCTTCGGTGCAGATGTACTTAGGTTATGGGTCTCCAGTGTAGATTATTCTGGTGATGTCATGATTGGAAATACAGTCCTTCGTCAAATGTCGGACATATACAGGAAACTAAGAGGAACCTTGCGATTTCTCCTGGGCAACTTGCATGATTGGAAA GCTGATTATGCTGTTCCGTATAGTGAGCTCCCGATGATAGATCAATACGCGCTGTTTCAACTTGAAAATGTCGTGAAGAACATCAAAGAGAGCTATGACAATTACCAGTTCTTCAAGATTTTTCAG ATCATTCAGCGGTTTGTTGTTGTTGATCTCTCAAGTTTCTACTTGGATGTCGCCAAAGATCGACTTTATGTCGG GGGAACCACGAGCTCTACAAGGAGGAGTTGTCAAACAGTCCTTGCTGCACAGCTGCTTTCCGTGTCAAGGGTGCTTTCTCCTATCTTACCACATTTAGCTGAGGACGTATGGCAGAATCTTCCTTTCCCATTCACTACAGCTGAAGGCCATGTTGCAAATTTTGTCTTCGAGGCAGGATGGCCCGTGTCGAACGAAAGACATCTTGCGTTCCCTGAAGACGACGTCATCTTTTGGGGGAAGATTCTTGAG CTGAGAAATGAGGTCAACAAAGTGCTCGAGGTAGCTCGTACACAGAAATTGATCGGCTCTAGTTTAGAGGCAAAGGCCTACCTCTATGCATCTGATGACGATCTGGTTTCCAGACTGGTTAGCTTGTGCTCGTCCGATAATGAGGCTGACACGTTGCATCGGATCTTCTTGACGTCTCAG GTTGAGATTCTTCGCACCTTAGACGATGTGAAAGAGGATGATATAGCTTGCACCGGAGAGTACCTTATTGATGACACAAGCAAGGTGTGGATCGGTGTGTCTCGTGCAGATGGGTCAAAATGTGAGAGATGTTGGAATTTCTCACCTCAAGTTGGTAGTTATGACGACCACCCATCGCTGTGTAGCCGGTGTCACAGTGTTGTCAGCCACCCAATTCCTGCTCTTGCTGCAGCTAATTAG